A genomic segment from Malus domestica chromosome 05, GDT2T_hap1 encodes:
- the LOC139196609 gene encoding calcium-dependent protein kinase 6-like, which yields MKQMKVVVPSAQGSRFTQGHPWICETFSAMNKLKKVALLVIAESLSEEEIAGLREMFQAMDTGNSGAITFDELKAGLRRYGSTMKDTEIRDLMAAADVDHSGTIDYGEFIAATVHLNKLEREEHLVAAFRYFDKNESRYITVDELQQACTEHHMTDVLLEDSIKEVDQDNVSRQNFIRELHHSSNI from the exons ATGAAGCAAATGAAagtcgtcgtacccagtgcacaaggctcccgctttacgcagg GTCACCCTTGGATTTGCGAAACGTTTTCTGCTATGAACAAGTTAAAGAAGGTGGCTTTACTG GTAATAGCTGAAAGCCTATCTGAGGAGGAGATTGCTGGACTCAGAGAGATGTTTCAGGCTATGGATACTGGTAATAGTGGTGCAATAACATTTGACGAACTTAAAGCTGGTTTGCGGAGATATGGCTCTACCATGAAGGATACAGAGATACGTGATCTTATGGCTGCG GCTGATGTGGACCACAGTGGAACAATTGATTATGGGGAATTTATAGCTGCTACAGTTCATCTTAACAAACTAGAACGTGAAGAACATCTGGTTGCAGCCTTCCGATACTTTGATAAGAATGAAAGTCGTTATATTACGGTTGATGAGCTCCAGCAAGCTTGTACAGAACATCACATGACTGACGTCCTTCTTGAAGATAGTATAAAAGAAGTTGATCAGGATAATGTAAGTCGCCAAAATTTCATAAGGGAATTGCATcattcttcaaatatttga